In Prionailurus viverrinus isolate Anna chromosome D1, UM_Priviv_1.0, whole genome shotgun sequence, the DNA window TGGGCAACCTGGGCATGATGGCAGTGATTCAGGTCAGCTCTCATCTTCACactcccatgtactttttcctcagCCACTTGTCCTTTGTGGACTTTTGCTACTCCACCGTCATCGTGCCAAAGATGCTAACTAATACCTTAAACGAGGACAAAGCCATTTCGTTCCTGGGGTGCACCGTGCAATTCTACTTGTTTTGTACATGTGTGGTAAGTGAGGTCTTCCTGTTGGCGgtcatggcctatgaccgcttcGTGGCCATCTGCAACCCACTGTTGTACACAGTCACCATGTCCCGGAATCTTTGTGTGGAGCTGGTGTCTTGTTGCTACCTGTGTGGGATGGTGTGTTCTCTGATCCACTTGTGTTTGGCTCTGGAGATCCCATCCTACACATCAAATGTAATTGACAACTTCTGCGATCTGTCCCCTCTCTTGTCCCTTGCTTGCTCTGATGTCACTATGAATGAACTGCTGCTGTACATCGTGGCCACCTTCAATGAGATCACCACCCTATTGATCATCCTCACCTCCTACTTGCTAATTCTCATCACCATCCTGAGGATGCACTCTGCCGAGGGAAGGCGCAAAGCCTTTTCCACCTGTGCCTCCCACCTCACAGCCATCCTTGTCTTCCACGGAACAATCCTTTTCACTTACTGCCGGCCCAGTTCTGGCAACAGTATGGATACTGACAAGGTGGCCACGGTGTTCTACACTGTAGTGATTCCCATGCTCAACCCCCTCCTCTATAGCCTGCGGAACAAGGATGTGAAG includes these proteins:
- the LOC125146552 gene encoding olfactory receptor 5L1-like, whose translation is MGTENCSSVTEFILLGFSEAPELRVALFSVFLLIYGVTVLGNLGMMAVIQVSSHLHTPMYFFLSHLSFVDFCYSTVIVPKMLTNTLNEDKAISFLGCTVQFYLFCTCVVSEVFLLAVMAYDRFVAICNPLLYTVTMSRNLCVELVSCCYLCGMVCSLIHLCLALEIPSYTSNVIDNFCDLSPLLSLACSDVTMNELLLYIVATFNEITTLLIILTSYLLILITILRMHSAEGRRKAFSTCASHLTAILVFHGTILFTYCRPSSGNSMDTDKVATVFYTVVIPMLNPLLYSLRNKDVKEALKKVLGSRLPFEKLFS